Proteins encoded together in one Grus americana isolate bGruAme1 unplaced genomic scaffold, bGruAme1.mat H_33, whole genome shotgun sequence window:
- the LOC129200296 gene encoding erythroblast NAD(P)(+)--arginine ADP-ribosyltransferase-like, giving the protein MEHLVLGLVLLSGTLDTARPQHWQDLDPVEKVALDMAPSFFDDQYQGCSRMMEEELEELNQTEFTNNRVYARAWTYATTEWQRWKARIRELPALRPDHTVALMAYILDSNVYGEFDAAVRVAGRSREEYLCAFHFKVLHFLLSEALRILQDTQPQKCHHVYRGVDVRFTARHQQSIRFGQFTSTSLRNDSTQHFGQDTFFSMETCYGVLIRNFSFFPTEEEVLIPPFEIFKVTNITHNGNRAFIQLRSQGASSTYNCEWVKEKRSKTMACVFSAGRSVQGDPPRLWGFLLAAAALAAAAGS; this is encoded by the exons atGGAGCATCTGGTGCTGGGCTTGGTGCTGCTGTCCGGGACCCTGGACACTGCCAGACCCCAGCACTGGCAAGACCTCGACCCCGTCGAGAAGGTGGCACTGGACATGGCCCCCAGCTTCTTCGATGACCAGTACCAGGGCTGCAGCCGCAtgatggaggaggagctggaggagctcaACCAAACTGAGTTCACCAACAACAGAGTCTACGCCAGGGCCTGGACCTACGCCACTACTGAATGGCAGAGATGGAAGGCCCGCATCCGTGAGCTGCCAGCGCTGCGGCCAGACCATACGGTCGCCCTGATGGCATATATCCTGGATAGCAACGTGTACGGGGAGTTTGATGCAGCTGTACGTGTGGCCGGGCGCTCCCGCGAGGAATACCTGTGTGCCTTCCATTTCAAGGTGCTGCATTTCCTCCTGAGCGAGGCCCTGCGTATCCTGCAGGACACCCAGCCACAAAAATGCCACCACGTCTACCGAGGTGTAGACGTTCGCTTCACTGCCCGGCACCAACAATCCATCCGCTTCGGACAGTTCACCTCCACCTCCCTACGGAACGACAGCACCCAGCACTTCGGTCAGGACACCTTCTTTTCGATGGAGACCTGCTATGGTGTCCTCATCAGGAacttctccttcttccccacgGAGGAGGAGGTCCTCATCCCGCCCTTTGAGATCTTCAAGGTCACCAACATCACCCACAATGGGAATAGAGCCTTCATCCAGCTCCGCTCCCAGGGCGCAAGCAGCACCTACAACTGCGAGTGGGTGAAAG AGAAAAGATCCAAGACCATGGCGTGCGTCTTCAGCGCAG GCAGGAGCGTCcagggggaccccccccgcctCTGGGGGTTCCTCCTGGCAGCCGCGGCCCTGGCAGCCGCCGCAGGATCCTGA
- the LOC129200295 gene encoding uncharacterized protein LOC129200295 isoform X1, with amino-acid sequence MRLGVLSPSLPRFSPQPPHRPCRPPRADPALTPPLPQLLAEEPAASLPTALRQLGASPGGALPAMEHLVLGLVLLSGTLAATSPRHQRDLDPVKKVALDMAPSSFDDQYQGCSRMMEKELEELNRTEFTNNRVYKEAWSQATAEWRRRWGRVPQRQAVRPDQQVALLAYTLQGPLHREFNAAVRVAGRSREEYLNTFHFKVLHFLLSEALRILRDTRPQKCHNVYRGVDIRFTARQRQSIRFGQFTSTSLRNDSTQHFGQDTFFSVETCYGVLIRNFSFFPMEEEVLIPPFEIFEVTNVARNGDRAFIQLRSQGASSTYNCEEEMQEPDVRLQRRQERPGGPPPPLGVPPGSRGPGSRRRILSRDATAATAPWRGKGVGNGSHQLHGASGTGRGSRRAGGTGTAPLLSPAMVPPALGHPGSPRTPAEPGRDLSLAPTGIKICSGTGVSPGVPAAPWAGGSSGWGGGAAAGVFSSPLTSPALPHPEHPAERCPQPGSCSRGPEGCVCLLLGSVPCLQPIITFSFSSSSSSSAGCSRGARHPQGRGRGRAVRGSPVPRWAGRGSGTDPALCAHQSPLLSLPPHPTGAPRHPRAAPSPGHG; translated from the exons ATGCGACTGGGGGTGCtttcccccagcctgccccgctTCTCTCCGCAGCCCCCTCACAGGCCCTGCCGCCCTCCCCGAGCTGACCCTGCTCTCACTCCCCCACTTCCCCAGCTGCTTGCGGAGGAACCGGCTGCTTCCCTGCCCACGGCACTGCGGCAGCTGGGCGCTTCTCCtgggggggctctgcctgccatGGAGCATCTGGTGCTGGGCTTGGTGCTGCTGTCCGGGACCCTGGCTGCTACCAGCCCCCGGCACCAGCGAGACCTCGACCCTGTCAAGAAGGTGGCACTGGACATGGCCCCCAGCTCCTTCGATGACCAGTACCAGGGCTGCAGCCGCAtgatggagaaggagctggaggagctcaACCGCACCGAGTTCACAAACAACAGAGTCTACAAGGAGGCCTGGAGCCAAGCCACTGCTGAATGGCGGAGACGGTGGGGCCGCGTCCCCCAGCGGCAGGCAGTGCGGCCGGACCAGCAGGTCGCCCTGCTGGCATACACCCTGCAGGGCCCCTTGCACCGGGAGTTCAACGCAGCCGTGCGTGTGGCCGGGCGCTCCCGCGAGGAATACCTGAACACCTTCCATTTCAAGGTGCTGCATTTCCTCCTGAGCGAGGCCCTGCGTATCCTGCGGGACACCAGGCCCCAAAAATGCCACAACGTCTACCGGGGTGTAGACATCCGCTTCACTGCCCGGCAGCGCCAATCCATCCGCTTCGGACAGTTCACCTCCACCTCCCTACGGAACGACAGCACCCAGCACTTCGGTCAGGACACCTTCTTCTCGGTGGAGACCTGCTATGGTGTCCTCATCAGGAacttctccttcttccccatgGAGGAGGAGGTCCTCATCCCGCCTTTTGAGATCTTCGAGGTCACCAATGTTGCCCGCAACGGGGACAGAGCCTTCATCCAGCTCCGCTCCCAGGGCGCAAGCAGCACCTACAACTGCGA AGAAGAGATGCAAGAACCAGACGTGCGTCTTCAGCGCAG GCAGGAGCGTCcagggggaccccccccgcctCTGGGGGTTCCTCCTGGCAGCCGCGGCCCTGGCAGCCGCCGCAGGATCCTGAGCCGAGATGCCACCGCTGCCACGGCACCATGGCGAGGGAAAGGGGTCGGGAACGGGAGCCACCAGCTTCACGGAGCCAGCGGGACAGGacggggcagcaggagggctgggggcacggggacagccCCGCTGCTCAGCCCTGCCATGGTGCCACCGGCCCTGGGACACCCCGGCAGCCCCAGGACGCCAGCGGAGCCGGGACGAGACCTTTCCCTGGCTCCCACGGGAATAAAGATTTGCTCTGGGACTGGGGTGTCTCCGGGGGTTCCTGCggctccctgggctgggggcagctcggggtggggggggggggctgcagccggggTCTTCTCCAGCCCCCTCACATCCCCAGCTCTCCCGCATCCAGAGCATCCCGCAGAGCGATGCCCGCAGCCCGGGTCCTGCTCGAGGGGTCcggaggggtgtgtgtgtctcctCCTGGGGtctgtcccctgcctgcagcccatcatcaccttctccttctcctcctcctcctcctccagcgcAGGGTGCAGCCGTGGGGCCAGgcatccccagggcaggggcaggggcagggctgtCCGTGGCTCTCCGGTCCCtcgctgggctgggagggggtCAGGGACGGATCCTGCCCTCTGTGCACACCAgagccccctcctctccctccctcctcaccccacaggTGCCCCCCGGCACCCACgtgcagccccatccccaggaCATGGGTGA
- the LOC129200295 gene encoding erythroblast NAD(P)(+)--arginine ADP-ribosyltransferase-like isoform X2, with protein sequence MEHLVLGLVLLSGTLAATSPRHQRDLDPVKKVALDMAPSSFDDQYQGCSRMMEKELEELNRTEFTNNRVYKEAWSQATAEWRRRWGRVPQRQAVRPDQQVALLAYTLQGPLHREFNAAVRVAGRSREEYLNTFHFKVLHFLLSEALRILRDTRPQKCHNVYRGVDIRFTARQRQSIRFGQFTSTSLRNDSTQHFGQDTFFSVETCYGVLIRNFSFFPMEEEVLIPPFEIFEVTNVARNGDRAFIQLRSQGASSTYNCEWVKEKRCKNQTCVFSAGRSVQGDPPRLWGFLLAAAALAAAAGS encoded by the exons atGGAGCATCTGGTGCTGGGCTTGGTGCTGCTGTCCGGGACCCTGGCTGCTACCAGCCCCCGGCACCAGCGAGACCTCGACCCTGTCAAGAAGGTGGCACTGGACATGGCCCCCAGCTCCTTCGATGACCAGTACCAGGGCTGCAGCCGCAtgatggagaaggagctggaggagctcaACCGCACCGAGTTCACAAACAACAGAGTCTACAAGGAGGCCTGGAGCCAAGCCACTGCTGAATGGCGGAGACGGTGGGGCCGCGTCCCCCAGCGGCAGGCAGTGCGGCCGGACCAGCAGGTCGCCCTGCTGGCATACACCCTGCAGGGCCCCTTGCACCGGGAGTTCAACGCAGCCGTGCGTGTGGCCGGGCGCTCCCGCGAGGAATACCTGAACACCTTCCATTTCAAGGTGCTGCATTTCCTCCTGAGCGAGGCCCTGCGTATCCTGCGGGACACCAGGCCCCAAAAATGCCACAACGTCTACCGGGGTGTAGACATCCGCTTCACTGCCCGGCAGCGCCAATCCATCCGCTTCGGACAGTTCACCTCCACCTCCCTACGGAACGACAGCACCCAGCACTTCGGTCAGGACACCTTCTTCTCGGTGGAGACCTGCTATGGTGTCCTCATCAGGAacttctccttcttccccatgGAGGAGGAGGTCCTCATCCCGCCTTTTGAGATCTTCGAGGTCACCAATGTTGCCCGCAACGGGGACAGAGCCTTCATCCAGCTCCGCTCCCAGGGCGCAAGCAGCACCTACAACTGCGAGTGGGTGAAAG AGAAGAGATGCAAGAACCAGACGTGCGTCTTCAGCGCAG GCAGGAGCGTCcagggggaccccccccgcctCTGGGGGTTCCTCCTGGCAGCCGCGGCCCTGGCAGCCGCCGCAGGATCCTGA